In Janthinobacterium sp. 67, a genomic segment contains:
- a CDS encoding TonB-dependent receptor plug domain-containing protein: protein MTYSRTRIARAVALMCAMTAVFTNQAQAHGAAPAAPVSASDASDAPPAVIVTGTRGSNRTQFDTMAPVDVFNREDIGAVESSDLNDVLAQLVPSYVVQRLPMADGQVFVRPATLRGLSPDQTLVLVNGKRFHRSALLGARGAQAPDLAQIPVSAIKRIEVLRDGASAQYGSDAIAGVINIILDDTPGTELSVHHSQYSEGDGKGNEINLKTGFTFGETGKATLFGALAKSDPTSRTRQRADAIAFQNAHPELKVPNPVQRWGQPELDSKRLGFNASMALSDTTELYGFGLFSHSDGTSDFNWRNPDTSTGAYKTSTLFPGWDLRSIYPLGFSPSYSNEQDDMQVVAGVRGHFNDRFGWDVSASWGRNRIDYNLANSINASMGPGSPTAFYLGQLSQTEKILNANFNYELPVASLPQPVNIAFGAEARNESYGVKAGDTASWTVGPGAAIGLDANANGAPGFSDRQAGSWGQDSYAAYLDVEVPVTKALSLGGAARYEHFSEFGSTVNGKLSARYALSDNMALRGSYSTGFRAPTPGQSNTNSTNQGLDTKTLLLFTSGRLANNDPLAMLLGAQALKPEKSKNLSLGFTWKTPAGFSGSVDVYDIKVSDRFSTSAAFAVPAGVANPLRYTSVSYFTNDFDTTTRGIDIVGSHLSRVGDGKLNLTLAYNYNTTKVDGGKSSLVTNPAQRQVFEERLPRQKATISGNYDLGSWNTLARVRYYGAWTDNSGNATGDIFQRFGAMQFLDLAVGYKISDKQSIRAGVDNVLDKYPDEATFQASRGLIYSRNAPYDTDGRNLYVEYKLKF, encoded by the coding sequence ATGACCTACTCCCGTACCCGCATCGCCCGCGCGGTGGCCCTGATGTGTGCCATGACCGCCGTGTTCACCAATCAGGCCCAGGCCCATGGCGCCGCGCCCGCTGCCCCCGTTAGCGCCAGCGACGCCAGCGATGCCCCGCCAGCCGTGATCGTCACGGGCACGCGCGGCAGCAACCGCACGCAATTCGACACCATGGCGCCCGTGGATGTGTTCAACCGCGAAGACATCGGCGCCGTCGAGTCGTCGGACTTGAACGACGTGCTGGCGCAACTGGTGCCGTCGTACGTGGTGCAGCGCTTGCCGATGGCTGACGGACAAGTCTTCGTGCGCCCCGCAACCTTGCGCGGCCTGTCGCCGGACCAGACCCTGGTGCTGGTCAACGGCAAGCGCTTCCACCGCAGTGCTCTGCTCGGTGCCCGCGGCGCGCAGGCGCCCGACCTGGCGCAGATTCCCGTCTCCGCCATCAAGCGCATCGAAGTGCTGCGCGACGGTGCCTCGGCCCAGTACGGTTCCGACGCGATCGCCGGCGTGATCAACATCATTCTCGACGATACGCCCGGCACGGAGCTCTCCGTGCACCACTCGCAGTATTCGGAAGGGGACGGCAAGGGCAATGAGATCAACCTGAAGACGGGTTTCACCTTTGGCGAGACGGGCAAGGCAACGCTGTTCGGCGCCCTGGCCAAGTCCGACCCTACTTCGCGCACGCGCCAGCGGGCCGATGCGATCGCTTTCCAGAACGCTCATCCGGAACTGAAGGTGCCCAATCCCGTGCAGCGCTGGGGCCAGCCTGAACTCGACAGCAAGCGCCTGGGATTCAATGCCAGCATGGCCTTGTCCGACACGACGGAACTGTACGGCTTCGGCCTGTTCAGCCACAGCGATGGCACCTCCGACTTTAACTGGCGTAATCCGGACACCAGCACGGGCGCGTATAAAACCAGCACCCTGTTCCCAGGCTGGGACTTGCGCAGCATCTACCCGCTCGGCTTCAGCCCCAGCTATTCGAACGAGCAGGATGACATGCAGGTGGTGGCCGGCGTGCGCGGCCATTTCAACGACCGCTTCGGCTGGGACGTGAGCGCCTCCTGGGGCCGTAACCGCATCGACTACAATCTGGCCAATTCCATCAATGCCTCGATGGGCCCCGGCAGCCCGACGGCGTTCTACCTGGGCCAGTTGTCGCAGACGGAAAAGATACTCAACGCCAACTTCAACTATGAATTGCCCGTGGCATCCTTGCCGCAACCGGTCAACATCGCCTTCGGTGCCGAGGCGCGCAATGAAAGCTATGGCGTGAAGGCGGGTGATACGGCGTCGTGGACGGTGGGGCCAGGCGCGGCCATCGGTCTCGACGCGAACGCGAACGGCGCCCCCGGTTTCAGCGACCGCCAGGCGGGCAGCTGGGGCCAGGATAGCTATGCGGCCTATCTGGACGTGGAAGTGCCCGTCACGAAGGCCCTGAGCCTGGGCGGCGCGGCCCGCTATGAGCATTTCTCGGAATTTGGCAGTACCGTCAACGGCAAGCTGTCGGCCCGTTATGCCTTGAGCGACAACATGGCCTTGCGCGGCTCCTACTCGACGGGTTTCCGCGCGCCAACGCCTGGCCAGTCGAACACCAACAGCACGAACCAGGGCCTCGACACCAAGACCCTGCTGTTGTTTACCAGCGGCCGCCTGGCCAACAACGATCCGCTGGCCATGCTGCTCGGTGCGCAGGCGCTGAAGCCGGAAAAATCGAAGAACCTGTCGCTGGGTTTTACCTGGAAGACGCCGGCCGGTTTCTCCGGTTCCGTCGACGTGTATGACATCAAGGTCAGTGACCGCTTCAGCACTTCCGCCGCGTTTGCCGTGCCGGCCGGCGTGGCCAATCCGCTTCGCTACACGTCCGTCAGCTATTTCACGAATGATTTCGACACCACCACGCGCGGCATCGATATCGTCGGCAGCCACCTGAGCCGCGTCGGCGACGGCAAGCTGAACCTGACCCTGGCCTACAACTACAACACGACGAAAGTCGACGGCGGCAAGTCCAGCCTGGTGACAAACCCGGCCCAGCGCCAGGTCTTCGAAGAACGTTTGCCCCGCCAGAAAGCCACCATCAGCGGCAACTATGACCTCGGCAGCTGGAATACGCTGGCCCGCGTGCGCTACTACGGCGCGTGGACGGACAATTCCGGCAATGCCACGGGCGATATCTTCCAGCGTTTTGGCGCCATGCAATTTCTTGACCTGGCCGTCGGCTACAAGATCAGCGACAAGCAATCGATACGCGCTGGCGTCGACAATGTGCTGGACAAATATCCTGACGAGGCAACCTTCCAGGCCAGCCGCGGTCTGATCTATTCGCGCAACGCGCCGTACGACACGGATGGCCGCAACCTGTACGTCGAGTACAAACTGAAATTCTGA
- the paaB gene encoding 1,2-phenylacetyl-CoA epoxidase subunit PaaB has product MSKEWPLWEVFIRSQHGLAHKHVGSLHASDATMAVNHARDVYTRRNEGVSIWVVRAADIVASSPGDKGALFEPSNSKVYRHPTFFPMPEEVKNL; this is encoded by the coding sequence ATGAGCAAAGAATGGCCATTGTGGGAAGTTTTCATCCGCAGCCAGCACGGCCTGGCGCACAAGCATGTGGGCAGCCTGCACGCTTCCGACGCCACCATGGCGGTCAACCATGCGCGCGACGTCTATACGCGCCGCAATGAAGGCGTGAGCATCTGGGTGGTGCGCGCGGCCGATATCGTCGCCAGCAGCCCCGGCGACAAGGGCGCCCTGTTCGAACCGTCGAACAGCAAGGTGTACCGCCATCCCACCTTCTTCCCGATGCCGGAAGAAGTCAAGAACCTGTGA
- a CDS encoding M14 family metallopeptidase, whose translation MTIKISQQFDAGAIEVLRADDAHSIELNIRKDSHADITQWFYFRLQGAQGEACTIRFMNAGKSAYPDGWKDYQAVASYDRETWFRVPTSFDGTVMTIEHTPEEESVYYAYFEPYPWDRHLALIDSAQASPLVRLVDLGSTVEGRDMNLLVVGDADAEKKVWVIARQHPGETMAEWFVEGMLEALLDQANPFARQCLQDAVFYVVPNMNPDGSVHGNLRTNAAGANLNREWMTPTMERSPEVFLVKQKMHEIGCDLFLDVHGDEGLPYVFVAGSDALENFTPAQKAEQDRFIADFKVASPDFQDEHGYEDGPFTPEVLTMGSPHITHAFGCLSLTLELPFKDNANDPDPQTGWSGARSAALGAAVLQPILSTLRA comes from the coding sequence ATGACCATTAAAATCAGCCAGCAATTCGACGCCGGCGCGATCGAGGTGCTGCGCGCCGACGATGCCCACTCCATCGAGCTGAACATCCGCAAGGATTCCCACGCCGACATCACGCAGTGGTTTTACTTCCGCCTACAAGGCGCGCAAGGCGAGGCATGCACGATCCGCTTCATGAACGCAGGCAAGTCGGCCTACCCGGACGGCTGGAAAGATTACCAGGCCGTGGCCAGCTACGACCGCGAAACCTGGTTCCGCGTGCCCACCAGCTTTGACGGCACGGTGATGACCATCGAACATACGCCCGAAGAAGAAAGCGTGTACTACGCCTACTTCGAACCGTACCCATGGGACCGCCACCTGGCCCTGATCGACAGCGCGCAAGCGTCGCCGCTGGTGCGCCTGGTCGACCTGGGCAGCACCGTCGAAGGCCGCGACATGAATTTGCTGGTCGTCGGCGACGCCGATGCGGAGAAAAAAGTCTGGGTCATCGCGCGCCAGCACCCGGGCGAGACGATGGCTGAATGGTTTGTCGAAGGCATGCTCGAAGCCTTGCTGGACCAGGCCAACCCGTTTGCCCGCCAGTGCCTGCAAGACGCCGTCTTCTACGTGGTGCCGAACATGAACCCGGACGGTTCCGTGCATGGCAACCTGCGCACCAACGCGGCCGGCGCCAACCTGAACCGCGAATGGATGACGCCGACGATGGAACGCAGCCCGGAAGTATTCCTGGTGAAACAGAAAATGCATGAAATCGGCTGCGACCTGTTCCTCGACGTGCATGGCGACGAAGGCTTGCCTTACGTCTTCGTGGCCGGCAGCGATGCGCTGGAAAATTTCACGCCGGCGCAAAAAGCCGAGCAAGACCGCTTCATCGCCGACTTCAAGGTGGCCAGCCCCGACTTCCAGGATGAGCACGGCTACGAAGACGGCCCGTTCACGCCGGAAGTGCTGACCATGGGTTCGCCCCACATCACGCACGCCTTCGGCTGCCTGTCGCTGACCCTGGAATTGCCGTTCAAGGACAATGCCAACGATCCCGACCCGCAAACGGGCTGGAGCGGCGCCCGCAGCGCTGCCCTGGGCGCGGCCGTGCTGCAGCCTATCCTGTCGACCTTGCGCGCCTGA
- the paaC gene encoding 1,2-phenylacetyl-CoA epoxidase subunit PaaC produces MDDKVNYLLRLGDNALLLSQQLSQLCGKGPALEEDMALTNVALDLLGQTRLWFSYAAELENAGRDEDDIAFLRDAHDFKNCLLVEQPNGNYADTMMRQFFFDSWHYFQLLELTKSTDARIVEVAQKSIKEVTYHLRRSGDLIVRLGDGTADSHAKTQAAADKLWMYTGEMFTYDAVDQAMVAAGIAPPSDVLRRAFLEHVAEIFAEATLTMPAPDAWMQKGGKQGTHTEHLGFILAEMQFLQRAYPGAEW; encoded by the coding sequence ATGGATGACAAGGTCAATTACCTCTTGCGCCTGGGCGACAACGCCCTGCTCCTCAGCCAGCAGCTGTCGCAGCTGTGCGGCAAGGGTCCGGCACTGGAAGAAGACATGGCGCTGACCAACGTGGCGCTGGACTTGCTGGGCCAGACGCGCTTGTGGTTCAGCTATGCGGCCGAACTGGAAAACGCGGGCCGCGACGAGGACGACATCGCCTTTTTGCGCGACGCCCACGATTTCAAGAACTGCCTGCTGGTCGAACAGCCGAACGGCAATTACGCCGACACCATGATGCGCCAGTTCTTCTTCGACAGCTGGCACTACTTCCAGCTGCTGGAACTGACGAAATCGACGGATGCGCGCATCGTCGAAGTGGCGCAAAAATCGATCAAGGAAGTCACGTATCACTTGCGCCGCAGCGGCGACCTGATCGTGCGCCTCGGCGACGGTACGGCCGACAGCCACGCGAAAACGCAGGCCGCCGCCGACAAGCTGTGGATGTACACGGGCGAGATGTTCACGTACGACGCCGTCGACCAGGCCATGGTTGCCGCCGGCATCGCGCCGCCATCGGACGTGCTGCGCAGGGCTTTCCTCGAACACGTGGCCGAGATCTTCGCCGAAGCCACCTTGACCATGCCGGCGCCCGACGCCTGGATGCAAAAGGGCGGCAAGCAGGGCACGCACACGGAGCACCTGGGCTTTATCCTGGCCGAGATGCAGTTCCTGCAGCGCGCCTATCCCGGGGCGGAGTGGTAA
- the paaD gene encoding 1,2-phenylacetyl-CoA epoxidase subunit PaaD, with protein MSTAAGAAALDAAQVWAWLGDVPDPEIPVISVVDLGIVRAVEVTGSDACVVTITPTYSGCPAMQVIADAVTDALRSHGVAKVTLVNQLAPAWTTDWMSEAGKAKLKGYGIAPPQQQVIDISGLGRGTAGGVKRQPMPKLDVICPNCGSTHTQLTSQFGSTPCKALYKCMACREPFDYFKCH; from the coding sequence ATGAGCACGGCCGCTGGCGCCGCGGCGCTGGACGCCGCCCAGGTATGGGCCTGGCTCGGCGACGTGCCGGACCCGGAAATCCCCGTCATTTCGGTGGTGGACCTGGGTATCGTGCGCGCCGTCGAAGTGACCGGCAGCGACGCTTGCGTGGTGACGATCACCCCGACCTATTCGGGTTGCCCGGCGATGCAGGTGATTGCCGATGCCGTCACGGATGCCTTGCGCAGCCACGGCGTGGCCAAGGTCACGCTGGTGAACCAGCTGGCGCCCGCGTGGACGACGGACTGGATGAGCGAAGCGGGCAAGGCCAAGCTGAAAGGCTATGGGATCGCCCCGCCGCAGCAGCAGGTGATCGACATCAGTGGCCTTGGTAGAGGAACAGCAGGTGGCGTCAAGCGTCAGCCCATGCCGAAGCTGGACGTGATCTGCCCGAACTGCGGCTCGACCCATACGCAGCTGACCAGCCAGTTCGGCTCCACGCCGTGCAAGGCCCTGTACAAATGCATGGCTTGCCGCGAACCGTTTGACTACTTCAAGTGCCACTAA
- a CDS encoding aminotransferase class V-fold PLP-dependent enzyme, whose amino-acid sequence MNPQRRALLRAGSLAAALPFTAGAALALPLPAVPVGATPDVLATNQAYWQAVAAQYDHPADVIQLDNAFWGSMARPVLEHYEQQLAMVNRDNAWYARMRFPADFEAARAAAARALGVATDEIVLTRGATEALQVLIAGYNRLQPGDTVLYADIDYDNMITVTRWLQQRRDANVVSIAMPEPFTHDNVIAAYADAMARHPKLKLMLLTHVNHRNGMVLPVAEISRLARERGIDVIVDTAHGFGQLDMTIPDLQADFAGINLHKWIGAPVGVGAAYIKRGRVADIDPWLGEKAGDDIRSRVHTGTVNFAAYLSLPKALELHAQIGVANKQARLRLLRNRWVEAARAIDGIEVLASSDPRLTSAIASFRLTGKSSVADSYALSKQLVQQHGIFAVPRDGLASGACVRVTPGIFTPESHLDKLVDALRKVART is encoded by the coding sequence ATGAATCCACAACGCCGCGCCTTGCTGCGCGCGGGATCGCTGGCGGCGGCGCTGCCCTTCACTGCGGGCGCCGCGCTGGCGCTACCTTTGCCGGCGGTGCCGGTGGGCGCCACGCCGGACGTGCTGGCCACCAACCAGGCTTACTGGCAGGCGGTGGCCGCACAATACGACCATCCCGCGGACGTGATACAGCTCGACAATGCCTTCTGGGGCTCCATGGCCAGGCCCGTGCTGGAACATTACGAGCAGCAACTGGCGATGGTCAACCGCGACAACGCCTGGTATGCGCGCATGCGCTTTCCTGCCGACTTCGAGGCGGCGCGGGCGGCGGCGGCCAGGGCGCTGGGCGTGGCGACCGATGAAATCGTGCTGACGCGGGGCGCCACGGAAGCGCTGCAAGTGCTGATCGCCGGCTATAACCGCTTGCAGCCCGGCGATACGGTGCTGTACGCGGACATCGATTACGACAATATGATCACCGTCACGCGCTGGCTGCAGCAGCGGCGCGACGCCAACGTCGTCAGCATCGCCATGCCGGAGCCATTTACGCATGACAACGTGATCGCCGCCTATGCCGACGCCATGGCGCGTCATCCAAAGCTGAAGCTGATGCTGCTCACGCACGTGAACCACCGCAACGGCATGGTCTTGCCCGTGGCCGAGATCAGCCGCCTGGCGCGCGAACGGGGCATCGACGTCATCGTCGATACGGCGCACGGCTTTGGCCAGCTGGACATGACGATCCCCGACTTGCAGGCGGATTTTGCAGGCATCAACCTGCATAAATGGATAGGCGCGCCCGTGGGCGTGGGCGCCGCCTACATCAAGCGGGGCAGGGTGGCCGATATCGACCCCTGGCTTGGTGAAAAGGCGGGCGACGATATCCGTTCGCGCGTGCACACGGGCACGGTCAATTTCGCCGCCTACCTGAGCTTGCCGAAGGCGCTGGAATTGCACGCGCAGATCGGCGTGGCCAACAAGCAGGCCCGGCTGCGGCTGCTGCGCAACCGCTGGGTGGAAGCGGCACGCGCCATCGATGGCATCGAAGTGCTGGCATCGAGCGACCCGCGCCTGACGAGCGCCATCGCGTCGTTCCGCTTGACAGGCAAGAGCAGCGTGGCCGACAGTTATGCCTTGTCGAAACAGCTGGTGCAGCAGCACGGCATCTTTGCCGTGCCGCGCGACGGCCTCGCGTCGGGCGCGTGCGTGCGCGTGACGCCAGGCATCTTTACGCCGGAGTCGCACCTGGACAAGCTGGTCGATGCCCTGCGCAAGGTGGCTCGCACCTGA
- the paaA gene encoding 1,2-phenylacetyl-CoA epoxidase subunit PaaA gives MYAQMVETGLKNVRSLDDMDQEERAFQARIDEGIKIEAKDWMPDAYRKTLIRQISQHAHSEIVGQLPEGNWVTRAPTLKRKSILLAKIQDEAGHGLYLYSAAETLGVSRDDLLAALHSGKAKYSSIFNYPTLSWADMGAIGWLVDGSAIINQIPLCRCSYGPYARAMIRVCKEESFHARQGYDIMMSLCKGTPAQKAMAQDALNRWWWPSLMMFGPSDAASVNSAQSAQWRIKLFSNDELRQRMVDQTVPQIEYLGLSVPDPDLKFNAETGHYEFGEIDWSEFNNVLKGNGPCNRERLQTRVKAYEDGAWFRDALVAYADKQAASKAAA, from the coding sequence ATGTACGCACAAATGGTTGAAACCGGCCTCAAGAACGTCCGTTCCCTCGACGACATGGACCAGGAAGAGCGCGCTTTCCAGGCGCGCATCGACGAAGGCATCAAGATCGAGGCCAAGGACTGGATGCCGGACGCCTACCGCAAGACCCTGATCCGCCAGATTTCGCAGCACGCGCACTCGGAAATCGTCGGCCAATTGCCCGAAGGTAACTGGGTCACGCGCGCCCCGACCCTGAAACGCAAGTCCATCCTGCTGGCGAAGATCCAGGACGAAGCGGGCCACGGCCTGTACCTGTACAGCGCCGCGGAAACCCTGGGCGTGTCGCGCGACGACTTGCTGGCCGCCTTGCACTCGGGCAAAGCCAAGTATTCGAGCATCTTCAACTATCCCACCCTGTCGTGGGCGGACATGGGCGCCATCGGCTGGCTCGTCGACGGTTCCGCCATCATCAACCAGATTCCCCTGTGCCGCTGCTCGTATGGGCCGTATGCGCGCGCCATGATCCGCGTCTGCAAGGAAGAATCGTTCCATGCGCGCCAGGGCTACGACATCATGATGTCGCTGTGCAAGGGCACGCCCGCGCAGAAAGCCATGGCGCAAGATGCCTTGAACCGCTGGTGGTGGCCGTCCCTGATGATGTTCGGCCCGTCCGATGCCGCCTCCGTCAACAGCGCCCAGTCGGCGCAATGGCGCATCAAGCTGTTCTCGAACGACGAACTGCGCCAGCGCATGGTTGACCAGACCGTGCCGCAGATCGAATACCTGGGCTTGAGCGTGCCCGATCCCGACCTGAAGTTCAATGCGGAAACAGGCCATTATGAATTCGGCGAGATCGACTGGTCCGAGTTCAACAATGTCCTGAAGGGCAATGGCCCGTGCAACCGCGAACGCCTGCAAACGCGCGTCAAAGCGTATGAAGACGGCGCATGGTTCCGCGATGCCTTGGTCGCCTACGCAGACAAGCAAGCCGCTAGCAAAGCGGCAGCCTGA
- a CDS encoding cytochrome-c peroxidase — MAAELSPAAQLGRQIFHDASLSASGKQSCASCHDPAHAYAPGNKLAVQLGGADGQAPGYRATPSLRYLEHTPPFRFDEEGAPNGGINRDGRAASLAEQAERPFLAAHEMANASTDAVVERLRKGSYAQAFQRVFGEAIFAQPQQAFSRITYALQQFQQEEPDFHRYDSKYDLYLANKVPLELAELRGLALFNDERKGNCAACHPSVRGDHGTPPLFTDFSFDNLGVPRNTRIPATADPAYFDLGLCGPDRTDLATKGELCGAFKVPSLRNVATRQVFFHNGVFDNLTDALRFYVRRDTHPQEWYPRDKRGKVQKFNDVPARYRASVNTTEAPFDRRRGMAPALTAGEIEDMVKFLATLTDGYQVQQ, encoded by the coding sequence ATGGCGGCCGAACTCAGCCCGGCCGCGCAGCTGGGACGGCAAATTTTCCACGATGCCAGCCTGTCCGCCTCGGGCAAGCAGTCCTGCGCCAGCTGTCACGACCCGGCCCACGCTTACGCGCCCGGCAACAAGCTGGCCGTGCAACTGGGAGGCGCCGATGGCCAGGCGCCCGGCTACCGCGCCACGCCATCGCTGCGCTACCTGGAACACACGCCCCCTTTCCGCTTTGATGAGGAAGGCGCGCCCAACGGCGGCATCAACCGCGACGGCCGCGCCGCCAGCCTGGCAGAACAGGCGGAGCGGCCGTTCCTGGCAGCGCACGAAATGGCCAATGCCAGCACGGATGCGGTGGTGGAACGGCTGCGCAAGGGCAGTTACGCGCAAGCATTCCAGCGCGTCTTTGGCGAGGCCATCTTTGCGCAGCCACAACAGGCATTCAGCCGCATCACCTATGCCTTGCAGCAATTCCAGCAGGAAGAGCCGGACTTCCACCGCTACGATTCCAAATATGACCTCTACCTGGCCAACAAGGTTCCGCTGGAACTGGCCGAATTGCGGGGCCTGGCCCTGTTCAACGATGAACGCAAGGGCAATTGCGCCGCGTGCCACCCCAGCGTGCGGGGCGACCATGGCACGCCGCCCTTGTTCACAGATTTCAGTTTCGACAATCTGGGCGTGCCGCGCAATACGCGCATTCCCGCCACCGCCGATCCTGCCTATTTCGACCTGGGCTTGTGCGGCCCCGACCGCACGGACCTGGCGACAAAAGGCGAGTTATGCGGCGCCTTCAAGGTGCCCAGCCTGCGCAATGTCGCCACGCGGCAGGTGTTTTTTCACAACGGCGTGTTCGATAACCTGACGGATGCCCTGCGTTTTTATGTGCGGCGCGATACGCATCCGCAAGAATGGTATCCGCGCGACAAACGGGGAAAAGTGCAGAAATTCAACGACGTGCCGGCCCGGTACCGTGCCAGCGTGAACACCACCGAGGCCCCGTTCGACCGCAGGCGCGGCATGGCGCCCGCGCTGACGGCGGGCGAGATCGAGGATATGGTGAAATTCCTGGCCACCCTGACGGATGGCTATCAGGTACAGCAATGA
- the paaX gene encoding phenylacetic acid degradation operon negative regulatory protein PaaX — protein MKNTRCTAWIADFLESDPPRSKSLVMTIFGDAIVPRGGAIWLGSLIELLAPFGVNDRLLRTSVFRLAQEGWLSSQRDGRRSAYTIRPEALARFERAYRRIYAPLVVHWDGSWTLVIGPAGSIGAAERGALRKELLWAGYGLISPGIFGHPASNAEALEDILVRNEVQGKLYVCHTKELPGVSTRPLRDMVGDCWDLSEVMAGYEKFIASFQPLLTLLQQEPVFDAEQAFVIRSLLTHAYRRVQLHDPQLPVELLPEPWPGTQAYALARDLYRITYAAAEEHILATLRREDEHAPDVEPWFFERFGGLNT, from the coding sequence ATGAAGAACACCCGCTGCACGGCATGGATAGCCGATTTCCTGGAAAGCGACCCACCGCGCTCGAAGTCCCTGGTGATGACCATCTTTGGCGACGCCATCGTGCCGCGCGGCGGCGCCATCTGGCTGGGCAGCCTGATCGAACTGCTGGCGCCATTTGGCGTCAATGACCGGCTATTGCGCACCAGCGTGTTCCGCCTGGCGCAGGAAGGCTGGCTCAGCTCGCAGCGCGACGGCCGCCGCAGCGCCTATACGATACGCCCGGAGGCCCTGGCCCGCTTCGAACGCGCCTACCGCCGCATCTATGCGCCGCTGGTCGTGCACTGGGATGGCAGCTGGACCCTTGTGATCGGGCCGGCCGGCAGCATCGGCGCGGCCGAGCGGGGGGCGCTGCGCAAGGAATTATTGTGGGCCGGCTACGGCTTGATTTCTCCCGGCATCTTTGGCCACCCGGCCAGCAATGCGGAGGCGCTGGAAGATATCCTCGTGCGCAACGAGGTGCAGGGCAAGCTGTACGTTTGCCACACAAAAGAGTTGCCGGGTGTCAGCACGCGTCCCCTGCGCGACATGGTGGGCGACTGTTGGGACTTGTCGGAAGTGATGGCCGGCTACGAAAAATTCATCGCCAGCTTCCAGCCCCTGCTGACCTTGCTCCAGCAGGAACCCGTGTTCGACGCGGAGCAAGCGTTCGTCATCCGCTCGCTGCTGACGCACGCCTACCGCCGCGTGCAGTTGCACGACCCGCAACTGCCCGTCGAACTGCTGCCCGAACCGTGGCCCGGCACGCAAGCCTATGCGCTGGCGCGCGACCTGTACCGCATCACGTATGCGGCGGCCGAGGAACATATCCTGGCCACCCTGCGGCGCGAGGATGAGCATGCCCCGGACGTCGAGCCGTGGTTTTTTGAACGTTTTGGCGGACTGAACACCTGA